Within Hydrogenophaga sp. PAMC20947, the genomic segment CACCAGCGCGAGAAAATTGCGACGCGAATGGTCAAACAGCGTTTTCTCAGCGGGCGTGCCATCGGGATCGCCCAAAAATTGAGCGGCATGGGGCGGCATGCCGTTGAGCGGAAGGGATTTGGTGTCGGCAGCGGCCTTGCGCCGGCTCCAGGTCGCCTCGGCCGCTGTAGCCGTGCGGGGCAATGCAGACAGGGTCTTCTCGGCTTCGGACAAGGCGGTCGACGGCGCATTCGCCTCGCGCAATGCGGTCAGACGCGCTTCCGCCGCCGCTTTGTCGGCAATGAGCGCTCGGGCAGGGTCGTCCAGTTTTTTGGCCAGCTCGGCCGACAAGTTGGCGAAAATGCGCCGGACCTCCAGTTCCTTGGGATCTTGCTCGAGTTCTTTTTCCTTGGCGGTGACTTTCTCCAGCTGGTACCCGTAGATGGCCTGCGGCACGGGCACACCCGTCTGCTTCACCGACAACCAGACCACGGGAATCAGGTAGGCCACGATGATCACGATGTACTGGGCCACTTGGGTCCAGGTCACGGCGCGCATGCCACCGAGGAATGAGCACACCAAAATACCGCCCAGTCCGAGAAAGATCCCCAGCTCAAACGCCACACCGATCAAGCGCGAGGTGATGAGGCCCACGCCATAAATCTGGGCCACCACGTAAATGAACGAGCACAGTATGGCCGCCCCCACGCCCAGCAGCCGGGGAAGGTGCCCACCATAGCGCTCACCCAGAAAATCCGGGATCGTGAACTGGCCAAACTTGCGCAGGTATGGCGCCAGCAGAAGGGCCACAAGGCAGTAACCACCGGTCCACCCCAAAATGAAAGCCAGTCCGTTGTAGCCGGTGAGATAAAGGGTGCCCGCCAGGCCGATGAACGAAGCGGCCGACATCCAGTCGGCACCGGTCGCCATGCCGTTGTACACCGCCGGCACCCGCCGTCCAGCCACGTAGTACTCGGTGGCATCGGTGGTGCGGCTCATGATGCCAATGGCGGCGTACAGGCCAATGGTGGCGATCAGGAAAATGAAACCGATCCACTCTCGAGGCAGCCCCCATTGTTCCAGCACGGCGAGCACCGCCACGAACAGGAAAAATCCCAAGGTGTACCAGCGGTAAATCTTGTTGAGTTGCCGCTTGAAAGCCGCGTTGAAGGCCTTGGCGCGGCCAGCCTGGGATATGTGCACGGGTGGGCGAGCCATGGTCAGTCGTCGATTTCGTCTTGATCGTGGGCCACGTCAAGCCGGTGCATGGCCCAAGCGTAGAACCCGATGATCAAACCGTAGATCAATGGTCCGCCTTGCGCACCTAGCCAGAAGCTGAAGGGCCACCCAAAGAACGTGAAACTCAGATCCCTGGCGAAATAGGTGGCGACAAAGCTCACCAGAAACCAGACCAGCAGGAGCGCCGCGGTGAGCCACAAGGTCTTGCGCCAGTAGCGCCGCTGTTTGTCGGAAGGGTTCATCGGGTCAAGGCAAAACGGGAGGCAGGTCTGATTGGCCTGCGGACTGGGGCAATGGAGCAGGTCGGCCAAGCGTACCGCTCAAGCCTGTTTCATGTTCCAGCTGGGCCGCGATTTTGGGCTCAAACTGGTGCAGCCTGTGGATGATGCGGTGGGCGTCATCCAGGGCACCCAGATCGGTGTGCACGCGGGCAAGCTGGTACCAGCCATGAGGGCTCATGGGTTGCAAGCGCGTGTTGGCTTCCAGAGCGGGCACGGCTTCGGCCAGGCGCTCCTGAGCGATCAGACTCAGCGCCAGACCGTACCAGGCCCGGTCCAGCGACGGGTCCAACTCCACCGCTCGGCGAAACGCATGCTCGGCCTCAGCGGTGCGCTCCAGGCGCTCGCACACAAAGCCGAAGTTGAACCAGGAAGAAGCCAGCGGCGGTGGTTGCGCCAGACACAGCTTCAGGGAGCGATAGGCCTCGTCCCACAACCCGTCCTGGGCTTGCCAGTGGGCCAGCGTGGCCCACATAGAGGCGTCGGATGGACTGATGGCCAGCCACGCCTGCAACGTCTGGCGCACGCGCGCGCCAGAGCCCAGGGTGCCAAACAACACCAGGGCCCCCCTCAACCGCAGCCGGGGCCACCGCAAGCTCAGCGACACAGCTGCACGCCCATCTGCAAGCAGTGCGATATTTTGAGCACGGTCACAACCAGCCAGGCAAGCAGCAACAGCAAGAATGCGATCCAGGCATGGTGGCGCGGCAAGACCCAGCGCGGCGCGACCCAGCCAGCGGCCACCACAAAGGGACGACCGACGTGCTGCAGCAACTGGTAGACCACATTGTTCGCGCGGCGCTCTCCGGCGAAAAGTCCCAGCAGCCACTGCCCTGCCAATGACATCAAAGCCACTTCGGCGATCAGTTTGGCGATAGAGAGCATCGTGAGCATGTCAGTTTGGAGTCAAGTTAAATACATTCTGAATTGTGACCTTACCAAGCTCTTACATGGCAGCACTTCAACCCCCTGACACAGGTCAAACCCCGAGCGGGTTTACCCGACATGAACCCCATTTCGGGGTGTAGGATGGAAATCTCTCCAGGTTTTTTGGTCCCACGCGCATGAGCATGTCACCCCTCGCACCGCCCAACTTTCGCCCTCAGCTGGATCAGCACCGGGCTTTCGGCATGCTCCCCTCGGCAGCGCGAGACCGCCTCGCAAGCGCTTGGGACGTGCACCCACTGGAAGCGGGACAACGCTTCGCCATCGGCGTGGATTTCAAGCTGTCTTTGTTCTGGCTGCTGGAGGGCGCTGTCGACTTGCTTGACCCGGATGGACGTCCGCTGGTCGCCTTGCGAACCGGCGATCTCTTCGGACTGGACCAAGCGGATTCCTTGCTGATCAGCGCCGCGCAGGCCAGCAGTCCGGGCAGCGTCGCGCAGCTGCCGCTGAGCGAAGTTCAGGCGCTGTGTCAGGACACCCCCGCCCTTACCTGCTTCCTGCCGCCGTTTGCGCCAGCGGCGAGCGAATCGGCTGGACAGCACGGCGGCAGCGGCAGCGACCCCGCGCTCAACCTGATGACCACACCCGTGCGATCCCTGATCAAGCGGGCACCGATCATGCTGGCGCCACAAACCACGATCCGCGAGGCGGCCGAGTTGATGCGGGAGCAACGGGTGTCGTCCGTCCTGATCGAACAAGACCAGCGGCTCTTTGGCCTGGTCACCGACCGCGACCTGCGCAACCGGGTCGTTGCGGCAGGGATGGATACCGGCCGGTCCATCATGGACATCGCCACCCTGGCGCCCCTGACCATGGATGTGGAAAACCCCGCGTTTGACGCCCTTTTGCTGATGGCAAGGCACAACATCCACCACGTCCCGGTGCTCGACGGACACCGCATTGCCGGCATGATCACCGCCACCGACATCACCGAGCGACACAGCACCTCGGCGGTGTACCTGGCGGGCGAGGTCTACAAACAAAACACAGTCAATGGCTTGCAGACGGCGGCCGCAAGGATCAAGCGCCTGCAACAGAGTCTGGCCTCTGCGCAAGCCTCGGCCTACAGCACCGGACACATCATCACCGCCATTACCGACGCCATCACCAGCCGCTTGCTTCAGCTCGGTGAAGCCCAGCTGGGCCCAGCCCCCATCGACTATGTGTGGGTGGCGGCCGGCTCACAAGCGCGCAGCGAGCAAACGGCGAAATCCGATCAGGACAATTGCATGGTGCTTGACGACAGCTTCAACGAGGCCGAGCACGGCGCCTACTTCAAGGCACTGGCCACCTTTGTCTGCGATGGTCTGGACGCCTGCGGCTACATCTATTGCCCCGGCGAGATGATGGCCATGACCGATACCTGGCGCCAGCCCAAACGCAAATGGGCCGAGTACTTTGCTCGCTGGACAGGGCAGCCCGACCCCAAGTCGCTGATGCTGACCTGTGTTTTCTTCGACCTGCGGGCCATCTATGGCAAAACAACCCTGCTGGAGGGTTTGCGCGCCGAGGTCTTGCAGCGCACCCAAGGCAACACGCTTTTCCTGGCGCACATGGTAGGCAATGCCCTCCAGCACCAACCCCCTCTGGGCATGTTCAAAGGCATATCAACCATCCGCAGCGGTGAGCACAAAGGCAAAATCGACATGAAGCACACCGGTGTGGTGCCCATCGTCGATCTGGCTCGTGTGTATGCACTCGCAGGCGCGCACGAGGAGGTCAATACACACGACCGCCTGGTGAGTTCGGCGGCGCAGAGCGCCATCAGCGAACAAAGTGCCCGCGACCTGCGCGACGCACTGGAGTTTCTGGCCTACACCCGCATCCAGCACCAGGCGCGCCAAATTGGCGCGGGCCAGGAACCCGACAACTTCCTGCCCCTCAACGTGGTTTCCAACTTTGAACGCAGCCAGCTCAAAGATGCGTTCACCGTGGTTCACGATCTGCAAAACGTGTTGGGCCAGCGGTACAGGATGTGACCCCCCTTGGGGGCTGACACCGCAGGTGGCGCAGGGGGGGTCAATACTTCAAGCGGGCGTAATAGGTTTTCTGAGCAGCCTCCCTTGCCTGCCCCAGCGTGTGAATGCCCTTCTCTGCCAGCAGCGGAACCAGCTTCACAAACACCTCGGCCGTGACCATGGCGTCGCCGAGGGCCGTGTGTCGGCCGACGATGGTGACGTTAAAACGTTCGGCCAATGCCTCGAGGCGGTGGGAGTCCTGATTGGGGTGAACCAGGGCCGAAAGCAGCAGCGTGTCGAGCACAGGGTGGTCAAACACCAGGCCGGTCTGTTGTTCCTTCAACTGCAGGAAACGCATGTCAAACGCAGCGTTGTGCGCCACCAGCACGGTGTCTTGCGCAAACGCATGAAAGGCAGGCAAGACTTCAGCGATGGAGGGCTGACCCTGCACCATGTCGGGCGTGATGCCGTGGATGGGAATGGTGACCTCGGGTATTGACCGCTTCGGGTCCACCAGCTGCTCAAAACACTCTTGCTTCAAGAGCTTGCTGTTCACCACGCGCGCCGCACCAATCTGGATGATTTCGTCGCCTTGCGAGGGGTTCAAACCGGTGGTCTCGGTGTCGAAAACGGTGTAGCTCAGCTCGCTGAGCAGGCGGTCGTCCAACGCAAGGGTCTGCTCGGTGGTTTTGAACAGGTCAAAGTCGTAATACTCGGGGCGGCTGTCGCCTGGTTGCAAAGTGCCCGCGACCACTTCAGGCTGGTCCTTCGGGTTGGCCAACGGCAGCAAGATCCGGAAAAACGCATGGTGGCGGGTCCGCTCGCGTTCGAACCAGAAAGCCCCCCCATGTCGCTCCACCACGTCGCGCACGGTGATCCGTGTGGTTTCCAAGCCGACCTTGATCACGTCCATTTCCCAGCTCATCACCGTCTCGGTGCTGATGGCCTGGCCGGACCAGATCAGATCCAGCTGCGCTTTGCCTTTGCTGCCCTCGGCCAGGCCCAGGCGAAGCTGCACAAACCGCACCGAGAACTCATCCGACAAACGCGCGGTGAGATAACCGAGCGCCTGCAGCAATGAAAAGCTCTCAACCCTGAGCCACAGGCTGCTATCGACTTCCAGCGGCGAAGCAGGCACGCAGGTCATGACCTCAATGCGTTTGACCGCTGCGTTGATCAGGTCAGCACCCAACATGTCTTCCAGTGGCCAGCGCGACGACGATGTGGTCACCGACTCGGCCTCAAGCGCACCGATGCGCTGGCTCAGCGAGCGGGTCTCTTCGCGCACAACGCCCATAAAGCGCTCACGCATGGCCGGCTCAATGTCGGGGAAATCGAGCATGTCGATGGCCGCCTGCATGTTGGCCAACGCCGACCGACTGCCTTCGGTGAGGGTGAGCAAAACCTGGTCTTTTGCCGACTGCGCTTCGAAATCCTTTGTGATGTTCTCGAGCATGAGCACAAAGCCCGTGAGCTCGCGCACGGGCTCGGCCCCCTGCTCCGTCGTGGCGCGCACCGGCGCCATCTGCACCCGCAGCAACTGTCCGGAAGCCGTGCTGGTCACAAACTGGGCTGAAGGCTGAGCAGCCCCCCGTTGCATGCGCTGGCGGATGTTGTCCAACGCGTGGGCCACCAGCTTTTGATCAAACACGCTGTAAATCGATCGCCCGAGGCCGATCAGCTCTGCCCCCCCTGCTACGCCCGGTGCCTGCGACAAGGCCCGAAACTGCATGCGCGCACGGTTGTTGTAGAGCAAGACGCGGCCATCCAGGTTGCACACCACGACGCTTTGCGTGAGCTCCGACATCAATGCGGCCAGGCGCGATTTCTCTTGTTCGATGCCTTGAGCAGCCTCGGCGACGCGGCTGTCCATTTCGCCCCGCAGGGCTTCGCGCTGCCCCACCAGCTGGTTGAACAGCCCCGCCAACACCTGCGTCTCAGCGTTGCCTTTGAGCGGCAAGGTGCGCACCACATCGGTCTTGAGCAGCACCTGTGCTTCTTCGGCCAGTTGCACAGAGGGTGTGACCCAGTGGTCAAACCAGCGTTTCAGGGCCCAGGCGATAGCGGCCATGCCCGCGCCCCAGGTGAGGAGCAACAACACCGATTGCTCCCCGACCAGGCGCCACACGGTGGCACGGCTCTCTTCGTCCAGCGTAGAGCCCACCAGGCTGATGGTGGCGCCCAGCCAGGCCACGGACACCAACCCGGCGATCCCCAGCAGCCACCACAGGCGTCTGTCGGTTTTTTTCTGCCGGCTCATGGCACCCCACCCAGCAGCTCTTGCACCTTTTGCACCAGTTCCTTGGTGGAAAAAGGCTTGGTCATATAAGCATTGGCGCCCAGGGCCATGCCTTTGGCTATGTCGGTGTCGCGGCCCTTGGCGGTCAGCATGAGAATTTTCGTCTCGCGCATCGTCTCGCTGTTGCGCACCTCATGGCACACGTCGAACCCGGTCTTGACCGGCATCATCACATCGAGCAAGACCAGATCGGGTTTGTCGCGGGCAATCGCATCCAGCGCCTCTTGCCCGTCGCGGGCCAGGATGACTTCGTAGCCTTCGCGTTGCATCAGAAATTCCAGCGAGATCAGGATGTTGGGCTCGTCATCGGCAATCAGCAATTTTTGGATGGTCATGTTTTGGGTCTCCTGGGCTCATTGTTGGGTTCGGTGTGTTCTGCAGTGGTGTCCGGCAAGGGTTCGGTGCGAAGGGGAATGTGGAATCCAAAACAGGCACCCTCCCCCGGCTTCGAGCGCAACCACATGTGCCCGCCAAAGTGCTCAACAATCTGGCGGCTGATGGGCAAGCCCAAACCAGTGCCACCCGGTCTGTAGTGGGCGTCGCCACTCACCTGCCTGAACTTCTCAAACACCACAGCCTGCTGATCAAGCGCGATGCCCGGACCGTTGTCCTGCACCTCCAGGTCAATCCCCCCATCGGCCTCGCGCAATCGCAAGCTCACTTGCCCTGTGCGGCGAGGGGCATATTTCAAAGCATTGGACAGCAAGTTGAGCACCACCTGTGTCAGGCGGTCGGGGTCGGCCCATACGTTGGGCACCTGTGCCGACACATCCAGAGCCAACGCCACGCCAGCCTCACGGTAATTCTCACGCAGGCTCTCTGATGCCTGTTGCGCCAAAGCTCGAACATCAACTGAAAGCTCATGCCATTCAGCATGCCCTGCCTCAATCTTGGCCAGGTCCAGTACCTGGTTCACCAGCCGCGTCAGCCGCTCGGTTTCACCGACGATGATCTCAAGAAACTGCTGCCGCTGGGCAGCAGCCATGTCCACATCGTCCCGCATCAATTCAGACAGTGCCCTGATGGATGTCAAGGGCGTGCGCAATTCGTGGGTCACCGAGGACATGAAATCGTCCTTCATGTGGTCCAGACTGAGCAACTGATGGTTGGCTTCCCGCAGCTCGTGGGTCGCGCGTTCCAGCGAGTGCGACTTGTCTTCCAGCGCCCGGGAATAAGCGCGCAGCTGTGAAGCCTCATCCAGGATGCGCATCACATCGGTCAGGCTCAGCGTTTCCTCTTCGACCGCCGAAGCCACCATCACCCGCGCCGAGGCGCTGCCGATCGAACCGGCCAGTTGCGTCTCCACAAATTGCACGAGTCGGCCATCCCCGGGAATGTCTTCCACCCGGCTCAAGCCTTGGCGCTGTGCATAACCCAGAAACAGACGCAGGGCTGCATCTGTGCCCAAAAAGCGCGCCACCAGGGGCATCAGGGCCGATACCTGGGCCTTGCCTTGCCAGAACACCGGCGTCGCCTGGTCCGTGCGCTTGAACACATCCACAAACAACAATGCCTGGCTGGCCTCAGAGGCCGAGGGCGCACGCCACAGCGAAACGCCGACATACGCGGTGATGTTTCCCAGCAGGCTCCAGAACAAAGAATGGGTCAGGTTGTCGAGACCCCCCAGCCCCAGAAAGGTCTCAGGTTTGAGCAAGCCAATGCCCCACAAACCCTCTTGAAGAAAGGCGTCGGGCATCCAGCCTGACTTGGCCAGCGAGGGCAGCATCAGGGTATAGGCCCAGAGCACAAACCCCAGCAGCAACCCTGCCAGCGCACCCCGGCGCGTGCCGCCGCGCCAGTACATGCCGCCCAGCAACGCCGGGGCAAACTGGGCAACCGCCGCAAAACTGATCAAGCCAATGCTCACCAGCGCGTAGGCTTCGCCAGCGAAATGAAAATAGCCGTAGCCCAGCAGCAGAATGCCCAGAATGGCCGCGCGGCGGATGCCCAGCAACCAGCCTGCCAGATCCCCACGCTCAACAGGCAAGCCGCCCTTGCGCCGCAGCAGCCAAGGCATCACCAGATCGTTGCAGACCATGGTCGACACGGCAATGGTCTCCACGATCACCATGCCGGTGGCGGCCGACAAGCCCCCTACAAACGCAAACAGCGCCAACGCAGTTTGCCCCTGAGACAAAGGGATGGACAGAATGAAGGTTTCAGGGTTCAGCGTGCCTGCGCCAAACAACAACAAGCCGCCCATGGCTATGGGCAATACAAACAGATTGATCAGAAGCAGATACAAGGGAAACACCCAGACTGCACGCCGCAAGTGCTGCTCATCCACGTTTTCCACCACCATCACCTGAAACTGACGAGGCAAAAGAATCACCGACAACAGGGCGAGCAAGGTGAGGCCTGTCCACTGTGCATAGGCAAAGGGCTGACCCTGGTCAAACCGCAACAGCGCCTGCAACGATTCGACGGCACGAACCTGCTCGAACAAAGCCGCAGGGCTGGCAAACAGCCCAAAGGCCACAAAGAGTCCGACCGCCAGAAACGCCAGCAGCTTGACCACGGATTCAAAAGCAATTGCGGCGACCATGCCTTCATGGCGCTCGGTGTTGTCCAGATGCCGCGCACCGAAGACCATGGTGAATCCGGCCAGCGCGAGGGCCAGGTAGAGGGTGCTGTCGCGCCACCAGTCGGCGCCCTGCTGCGACGGTGCGCCCAGCGGCGAGGTCAACACAGCATAGCCACTGGCGACTGCTTTCAGTTGCAAGGCAATGTAGGGCACGATGCCCACCACAGTGATCAGCGTCACCAGGCCCGCCAATGTCGGGCTCTTTCCGTACCGGCTGGCAATGAAATCGGCGATGGAAGTGATGCGGTATGTCTTGGCGATGCGAATCATCTTGCGCACCACCAGCCAGGCCAGCGTCATGGCCAGCATGGGGCCGAGGTAGATCGGCAGGAACCACACGCCAGACTGGGCTGCGCGGCCCACGCTGCCAAAGTAGGTCCAAGCCGTGCAGTACACCGCCATGGACAGGGCATACACCCAGGCATTGCCAATCACCGACCGCCCGGCTGCCGCACGCCGATCGCCCCAGCTCGCTACCGCAAACAGCAGCGCCAGGTAAACGACCGAGATGAAGATGACCAGTGCGGGCGAGAGCATGGTCTTCAAGGCCCGTGAGAGCTGGGTGCACCGCCATCGCGCTCCATCACCCAAGCCAGCGCGGCGATCATGATCGCCCAGAGCACAAACAGGGCCGTCGGGAACAGTGGCAAGCCCAGCACCTCCACCTCGTGGTCCCACAACGCCAGCAAAGGAAAATTGAACGCCACCAGCCCCGCAAAAAACAGGGCCACCAGGCGTTGGGTCTTGAGACCTTGGGTCATGGACGTCTCCTTGAGGCTGGCGCAGTTCGTCGCCGCGCGTCTTCTCCCCATTGTGCGCCGGGCTCTGACCCTGCGCTTACGCTGGCCTCAAGGATGTTTTTGCCACAAAAAAAGGCAGGGGAACACCCTGCCTTTTGATTTGGGGCAACGCCGTTTACTTCGCCGTAGACGCCAGCAACTGCCAGGTATCGACCACCGAGTCAGGGTTCAGCGAAATCGAGCTGATGCCCTCATCGCGCAGCCACTGCGCGAAATCGGGGTGATCGCTGGGGCCCTGCCCGCAGATACCCACATACTTGCCTTCTGCCTTGCAAGCGCCAATGGCCATTTTGAGCAATGCTTTGACAGCAGGATCGCGTTCGTCGAAATCATGCGCCAACAACTCCAGCCCTGAATCGCGGTCCAGGCCCAGCGTCAACTGGGTCAGATCGTTCGAGCCGATGGAGAACCCATCGAAGTACTGCAAGAACTCGTGTGCCAGTACCGCGTTGCTCGGGATCTCGCACATCATGATGATCTTGAGCTCATTCTCACCGCGCTTGAGGCCCTTCTCTGCCAGCAACTCGGTCACCTTTTTCGCCTGACCCACCGTGCGCACGAAGGGCACCATCACTTGTACGTTGGTGAGGCCCATGTCTTCACGCACCCGCTTGATGGCTTCGCACTCCATGGCGAAGGCTTCGCGGAAGTCTTCGCTGATGTAGCGCGCGGCACCACGAAAGCCCAGCATCGGATTCTCTTCATCCGGCTCGTAACGGCTGCCACCGACCAGCTTGCGGTATTCGTTGGACTTGAAGTCGGACAAGCGCACGATCACCGGCTTGGGCCAGAAAGCGGCCGCGATCGTGGCCACGCCTTCGGCGACTTTATCGACGTAGAAAGCGCGAGGCGAGGCATGGCCACGCGCCACCGACTCGACTGCTTTCTTCAAGTCGGAATCGATGGCGGGGTAATCCAGAATGGCCTTGGGGTGCACACCAATGTTGTTGTTGATGATGAACTCCAGGCGGGCCAGACCCACTCCGCCATTGGGCATCTGCGCAAAATCGAATGCGAGCTGGGGGTTGCCCACGTTCATCATGATCTTCACGTCCACCTCGGGCATCACGCCACGCTGCACTTCGGTGATCTCGGTTTCCAGCAAGCCGTCGTATATGTTGCCGGTGTCGCCTTCGGCGCAACTCACGGTCACCAGGGTGCCGTCCTTGAGGAGCTCGGTGGCATCGCCGCAGCCCACGACGGCAGGAATGCCCAGCTCGCGGGCAATGATAGCCGCGTGGCAGGTGCGCCCGCCCCGGTTGGTCACGATGGCACTGGCGCGCTTCATCACCGGCTCCCAGTTCGGGTCCGTCATGTCGGTCACCAGCACATCGCCAGGCTGCACCTGATCCATTTCGCTGATGTTGTGCACCAGCCGCACGGGTCCGGTACCCACTTTCTGGCCGATGGCACGGCCCGATGCCAGCACCGTGCCCGTGCCCTTGAGCTTGTAGCGCAGCTCGGCTTTACCAGCGGCCTGGCTCTTCACCGTTTCGGGGCGCGCCTGCAGGATGTAGAGCTCGCCGTCGGTGCCATCTTTGCCCCACTCAATGTCCATGGCTCGGCCGTAATGCGCTTCGATCACCATCGCGTACTGGGCCAGCTTTTCCACCTCGGCATCGGTCAGGCTGTAGCGGTTGCGCAGCTCCACCGGCACGTCGGTGGTTTTGACCAGCTTGCCCTTGAGGGCGCCGCCCTGGGTTTTTTCCTGCGCCGTCGTGAACTCCATCTGAATCAGCTTGGAGCCCAGATTGCGGCGAATCAATGCACGCTTGCCCGCCTTGAGCATGGGCTTGTGCACATAGAACTCATCCGGGTTCACGGCCCCCTGCACCACCGTTTCACCGAGGCCATAGCTCGATGTGATGAACACCACATCTTCAAAGCCGGATTCGGTGTCTATGGTGAACATCACACCGGCGGCCCCCAGATCGGAGCGAACCATGCGCTGCACACCGGCCGACAAAGCCACGTCGGCGTGGGCGAAGCCTTTGTGCACGCGGTAGCTGATCGCACGGTCGTTGTAAAGGCTGGCGAACACTTCCTTCATCGTGTGCAGCACTTCGTCGATGCCGTGCACGTTCAGGAAGGTCTCCTGCTGGCCGGCGAACGAAGCGTCAGGCAAATCTTCGGCTGTGGCCGAAGAGCGCACAGCGAAGGTGGCCTTTTCATTGCCCCCAACCAGGGTGGTATAGGCCTCACGAATGGCTTTTTCCAGGTCGGCCGGAAACGGCTGCTTTTCTACCATGGCGCGAATTTCCGCACCCGCTTCTGCCAGCGCACGGACATCTTCCGTGTCCAGCGCTTCGAGGCGCGTGTTGATGCGCGCGGTCAGGCCTTCAAATGCCAAGAACTCGCGAAACGCATGCGCGGTGGTGGCAAAGCCCGTGGGCACCTTCACGCCACTGGGCAACTGGGAGATCATTTCACCGAGACTGGCATTTTTGCCACCGACGGATTCAACGTCGGTCATCCGAAGATGCTCGAAAGGCACGACCAGATCGGTCGGGGAAAACAGGTTGGACATGGATAGACTCCGCTCAAGGTTAAAAAACCGGGGGCTCCATGCGCCAGCGCAAGACCTGTTGTGTTTTTGTGGGTCCGAAACCAGGCGACGGGGCGAAAATCGGAAGTGGCGGCCGCCAGTCAACTGGCCAGGCGCCACAAACCCTTGATTGTAGGTGGCGGCTTGCCCTGAGACCGCAGCTTGGCCAGAATCAACCTGAAAAGCGCAGTCTTCTGCGTTGAACTTCTATAAACCACGAGAATTTCCGCCCATGCCCAACCGCACCGCCTTCTTTGTTTCTGACGGCACAGGCATCACTGCCGAGGCTTTTGGCAATGCCATCCTGGCCCAGTTTGAGGCCCCTGTTCGCCGGATTCGCCTGCCCTTTCTGGACAGCGTGGACAAGGCCCACCAAGCTGTGCGTCAGATCAACCACACCGCCGAGATCGAAGGCAAGCGCCCGCTGGTTTTCACCACAGTGGTGAACATGGATGTGTTGAAGGTCGTCAAGACCCATTGCAACGGCATGGTGCTCGACATG encodes:
- a CDS encoding putative nucleotidyltransferase substrate binding domain-containing protein — its product is MSMSPLAPPNFRPQLDQHRAFGMLPSAARDRLASAWDVHPLEAGQRFAIGVDFKLSLFWLLEGAVDLLDPDGRPLVALRTGDLFGLDQADSLLISAAQASSPGSVAQLPLSEVQALCQDTPALTCFLPPFAPAASESAGQHGGSGSDPALNLMTTPVRSLIKRAPIMLAPQTTIREAAELMREQRVSSVLIEQDQRLFGLVTDRDLRNRVVAAGMDTGRSIMDIATLAPLTMDVENPAFDALLLMARHNIHHVPVLDGHRIAGMITATDITERHSTSAVYLAGEVYKQNTVNGLQTAAARIKRLQQSLASAQASAYSTGHIITAITDAITSRLLQLGEAQLGPAPIDYVWVAAGSQARSEQTAKSDQDNCMVLDDSFNEAEHGAYFKALATFVCDGLDACGYIYCPGEMMAMTDTWRQPKRKWAEYFARWTGQPDPKSLMLTCVFFDLRAIYGKTTLLEGLRAEVLQRTQGNTLFLAHMVGNALQHQPPLGMFKGISTIRSGEHKGKIDMKHTGVVPIVDLARVYALAGAHEEVNTHDRLVSSAAQSAISEQSARDLRDALEFLAYTRIQHQARQIGAGQEPDNFLPLNVVSNFERSQLKDAFTVVHDLQNVLGQRYRM
- a CDS encoding tetratricopeptide repeat protein, producing MLFGTLGSGARVRQTLQAWLAISPSDASMWATLAHWQAQDGLWDEAYRSLKLCLAQPPPLASSWFNFGFVCERLERTAEAEHAFRRAVELDPSLDRAWYGLALSLIAQERLAEAVPALEANTRLQPMSPHGWYQLARVHTDLGALDDAHRIIHRLHQFEPKIAAQLEHETGLSGTLGRPAPLPQSAGQSDLPPVLP
- a CDS encoding DUF4212 domain-containing protein, giving the protein MNPSDKQRRYWRKTLWLTAALLLVWFLVSFVATYFARDLSFTFFGWPFSFWLGAQGGPLIYGLIIGFYAWAMHRLDVAHDQDEIDD
- a CDS encoding response regulator, with protein sequence MTIQKLLIADDEPNILISLEFLMQREGYEVILARDGQEALDAIARDKPDLVLLDVMMPVKTGFDVCHEVRNSETMRETKILMLTAKGRDTDIAKGMALGANAYMTKPFSTKELVQKVQELLGGVP
- a CDS encoding VC_2705 family sodium/solute symporter, producing the protein MARPPVHISQAGRAKAFNAAFKRQLNKIYRWYTLGFFLFVAVLAVLEQWGLPREWIGFIFLIATIGLYAAIGIMSRTTDATEYYVAGRRVPAVYNGMATGADWMSAASFIGLAGTLYLTGYNGLAFILGWTGGYCLVALLLAPYLRKFGQFTIPDFLGERYGGHLPRLLGVGAAILCSFIYVVAQIYGVGLITSRLIGVAFELGIFLGLGGILVCSFLGGMRAVTWTQVAQYIVIIVAYLIPVVWLSVKQTGVPVPQAIYGYQLEKVTAKEKELEQDPKELEVRRIFANLSAELAKKLDDPARALIADKAAAEARLTALREANAPSTALSEAEKTLSALPRTATAAEATWSRRKAAADTKSLPLNGMPPHAAQFLGDPDGTPAEKTLFDHSRRNFLALVFCLMVGTAALPHILMRYYTVPSVREARESVTWSLFFIFLLYFTAPALAVMVKFEVFNVLIGTPFDQLPAWVSAWNTVDPALLSVTDVNHDGLLQLNEMSIGGDIIVLATAEIAGLPYVISGLVAAGGLAAALSTADGLLLTIANALSHDVYYKMIDPHASTARRVTISKVLLLMVALAAAYVAAQKPADILFLVSAAFSFAASAFFPALVLGIFWKRATGIAASLGMLSGLAITFYYMVTTQTWLRGIFGVTAPVELWWGIQPISAGVFGVPLGFAVIVLVSLVTPAPGRPILALVEHIRYPRRQTH
- a CDS encoding exonuclease domain-containing protein, producing MSRQKKTDRRLWWLLGIAGLVSVAWLGATISLVGSTLDEESRATVWRLVGEQSVLLLLTWGAGMAAIAWALKRWFDHWVTPSVQLAEEAQVLLKTDVVRTLPLKGNAETQVLAGLFNQLVGQREALRGEMDSRVAEAAQGIEQEKSRLAALMSELTQSVVVCNLDGRVLLYNNRARMQFRALSQAPGVAGGAELIGLGRSIYSVFDQKLVAHALDNIRQRMQRGAAQPSAQFVTSTASGQLLRVQMAPVRATTEQGAEPVRELTGFVLMLENITKDFEAQSAKDQVLLTLTEGSRSALANMQAAIDMLDFPDIEPAMRERFMGVVREETRSLSQRIGALEAESVTTSSSRWPLEDMLGADLINAAVKRIEVMTCVPASPLEVDSSLWLRVESFSLLQALGYLTARLSDEFSVRFVQLRLGLAEGSKGKAQLDLIWSGQAISTETVMSWEMDVIKVGLETTRITVRDVVERHGGAFWFERERTRHHAFFRILLPLANPKDQPEVVAGTLQPGDSRPEYYDFDLFKTTEQTLALDDRLLSELSYTVFDTETTGLNPSQGDEIIQIGAARVVNSKLLKQECFEQLVDPKRSIPEVTIPIHGITPDMVQGQPSIAEVLPAFHAFAQDTVLVAHNAAFDMRFLQLKEQQTGLVFDHPVLDTLLLSALVHPNQDSHRLEALAERFNVTIVGRHTALGDAMVTAEVFVKLVPLLAEKGIHTLGQAREAAQKTYYARLKY